Genomic window (Candidatus Leptovillus gracilis):
CAGCACGCCCAGCGTTTGGCGCGCGCGCCCACTGAGCTGGTCTACACGCGGCAAAAAGCCCAAATAGACCCAACCCACAGCCAGGAAATAAATCATGACGTGGCCGGTCACCCAGGCGCCCGGCGTGCCGGACAGCGAGGCTTGAATGCCGATCAGCACCGACGCCGACAGCAAGAAAATATACCCGGTATGCAACGCCTGCCGGTTTTCCCTTTGCACTAAAAACAGCATCAGGCTGCCAACCAACCAGCCAACCACCGCCAACAAAGAAGACGGCGCGAGAAACCAGACAAACCGTTCATCAAACGAGCCGGACACAGGCACAAGGAGAGAAAGCGTCTCACCGTCCCGTTGTACTAAAAATGTGTAGGCGTCCTGGTGCGGCAAGGGAAAAAAGGGGGACATGCGGCGTATCGCCTGGCCCTCAATGGCCACCACCACATCACCTACTTGCAGCGGTGACTCTGGGTGCGTGTGATGCGCATTATGAATGACCGAACGGGAATCTGTGTACCAGATCATCAGTGGGGCGCCGGGCGGGTTACCCCACCAGATGTAGATCAGGCAGTAGCCCACAAACAACAATGAAAGGGCGGCCGCAACCATACGCCCATGGTAGAGGCCGGTATTGATCTGTTTTGTCACGTCGGAACGCTTCATAACCATCCTGTCTGCGGGCTATTGCCTCGCGCGCTTTTCGGGCTGTCACCGGGGATGGATACCATTGGCCTGCCAGCCCTTGATTGCCTCTACGGGTCCTCGCGCATCTGTTTTCTCAAGATTCGCCCCATCATAACTGAAGAAAGACAAAAAAAACGGCACTAAGTGCCGTTTTTGACCGGCTTAAAGTACTGTCTTCGCCCGTCCTAAAGTACTGCGTTGTATCCGGCAGGGAATAAAAAATCTTTGCTTTTGCGCCCGACTTCTGGCAGCATCAGGGGATGAATCGGCATGTACCCGCCTGGCCAGGCAGGTCAGGCGGTTGGCGAGCAAGTCACGGACAGGTCGCGAGCAGGTCGTCGGTTGGCCCAGTATTCAATTGGCCGGTTCTCTCTACACGGGAGGAAACTGCTGCATCCGGGTGTAATAAGCCACCGCTTCAGCGGTGTTTTTGACCTCCAGCGTCCTGTACACATTCGTCAGGTGCCCTTTAAAAGCGCTCTCGGAAATGTGCAGCAGCGCCGCCAGTTCGGCATTCGGCTTATCCAGGTTTCGCATTTTGAGGAGCCATATTTCCTGCTGTCGCGCCGTCAACATGGCTACGCGGTCAGACCGGGGCGACTCAAACAGGATTTGCTGCACCGCCTTGGAGAAGAAGTTATGCCCGGCATGGACGGTTTTTATCGCTTCCGCCAACCGTAAAGATAAAATATCTCCCTTCAGCACATACCCCCTGGCGCCGCGTCGCATAATTTCCTGGACTTCTCCGGGGATGGCATATTGGGACAGGATAATGGCGCGCGTCTCTGGATACGCCTGGCTTAACCTGGCTATGGTATCCAGGAAGGGAAACGTGCCGCTGTCTCTGTCCCCGGCGTGCTGCGGCATACGCAAATCTAGCAGCACAATATCCGGGCGGTGCCGGGCCACCAGCGGCAGCACCTGCTCGCCGGCCATGCCCTCAGCGACGATCTTGATGTCGTCATGGTCGTCCAGGCGACTGCGAATAGCTTCGTGGATTAAAGCATGATCATCAACGACCAGGACGGTAATCGGCTTAACTTCCATAAACACCTCGCTCTTTGTGTAGTTTGAGTTGGGTTTCAACCGCCGTCAGGCAAAATACGACAGCGGTATAGACCGTATAAGGTGACAAATGAAGACGGCCGTGTCCCGCCGGGCAGCCCAAAAAGCCGATCGGAGATTGGGCGTTTAGGCGAACTACTTAAACAATGATGGGGGATCCACAGCGGGAATCGTGTCATTTATCTCGCTTACAAGGAATCAGCGACGAAACAACAGCGCTGTTTGGGGATGGGTAGACGAGCGGGTCAGGTAATCAACAAGCCGCCCGTATCAAGCGGTTGAACCCCGGCCGGTTTTGCCTGACGCCTGCGGTATCCAACGGGGGAAATTGTACAAACCTGCCGGTTCTTGTCAAATCTTGCACCTGGCTTTCTGGTCTGTCACGCCGCCACAGCCCCACCGCTGTGGCCCGTACTGGCAATTTGGGCTTAACAGCCAATTAGAAAGTATGGGCATTAACCGCTTGCGTGCACGCACCAACACTGGATTCTTTATTAAAGTCCAGGGATCGCTCCTTGCTTTATGGCACACGCAAGCGATCAAAAATTAGCAATTACGGTTACGCACGGTTTTCGCGTAAGGTGGTGGCAAATGAATAGGGCGCAGGCTGGATGGCCTGATCCAAGTTGTGGCATGAGTCGCCGGGGGCGAACACGCTCAAGAAGTGCGCTGCTGCTGTGGTAGGCGTTTTCTTACGTGGTAGGCCAGCGGCGCGCCGACCATTCCCAGGACGATCATGCTGGCCGAGCAGGGACCGGCGGCATTGACGGATGGTGTGGCCGGTCCCTTGGTGGGGGCGGCGTCGCTAACGGCCGTTTCCCCTCCCCCCGTCTCCTCTACCTCAGCCGTCGGCATGGTCGCCGCCGGCATGGCCGCGGCCGCCTCATCTACCCC
Coding sequences:
- a CDS encoding response regulator transcription factor translates to MEVKPITVLVVDDHALIHEAIRSRLDDHDDIKIVAEGMAGEQVLPLVARHRPDIVLLDLRMPQHAGDRDSGTFPFLDTIARLSQAYPETRAIILSQYAIPGEVQEIMRRGARGYVLKGDILSLRLAEAIKTVHAGHNFFSKAVQQILFESPRSDRVAMLTARQQEIWLLKMRNLDKPNAELAALLHISESAFKGHLTNVYRTLEVKNTAEAVAYYTRMQQFPPV